The window CTAAGGCTTAATGGTTCTCCGTTAAGTAAGGCCAAACGTTTTATATTAATGTCAAACTAAACTCTTAGAGTTTTGGACAATCCTGAATTAACAACGGAGTATTCCCATGCCACGTCGTCGCGTCATTGGTCAGCGTAAAATTCTGCCGGATCCTAAGTTCGGATCAGAGCTGCTGGCTAAATTTGTAAACATCCTGATGGTAGATGGTAAAAAATCTACTGCAGAAACCATCGTATACAGCGCCCTGGAGACCCTGGCTCAGCGCTCTGGTAAAGATGGCCTGGAAGCCTTTGAAGTAGCCCTCGAAAACGTGCGCCCGACTGTCGAAGTTAAGTCTCGCCGCGTTGGTGGTTCTACTTATCAGGTACCAGTTGAAGTCCGTCCGGTTCGTCGTAATGCTCTGGCAATGCGTTGGATCGTTGAAGCTGCTCGTAAACGCGGTGATAAATCCATGGCTCTGCGCCTGGCGAACGAACTTTCTGATGCTGCAGAAAACAAAGGTACTGCAGTTAAGAAACGTGAAGACGTTCACCGTATGGCAGAAGCCAACAAGGCGTTCGCACACTACCGTTGGTAATCCCTTCGGAGTAATAGTCACCAGGCGGGCGCTTCCTGTAAGCAGCCCGCTTTGGGCTACTTAAATTGAACGCCTAAAAGATAAACGAGGAATCAAATGGCTCGTACAACACCCATCGCGCGCTACCGTAACATCGGTATCAGTGCGCACATCGACGCCGGTAAAACCACTACTACCGAACGTATTCTGTTCTACACCGGTGTAAACCATAAAATCGGTGAAGTTCATGACGGCGCAGCCACCATGGACTGGATGGAACAGGAGCAGGAGCGTGGTATTACTATCACCTCCGCAGCGACTACTGCATTCTGGTCTGGTATGGCCAAGCAGTATGAACCGCATCGCGTAAACATCATCGACACCCCGGGGCACGTTGACTTCACAATCGAAGTAGAACGTTCCATGCGTGTGCTTGATGGTGCAGTAATGGTTTACTGCGCAGTTGGTGGTGTTCAGCCGCAGTCTGAAACCGTATGGCGTCAGGCTAACAAATATAAAGTTCCACGCATTGCGTTCGTTAACAAAATGGACCGTATGGGTGCGAACTTCCTGAAAGTTGTTGGTCAGATCAAAACCCGTCTGGGCGCGAACCCTGTTCCGCTGCAGTTGGCTATTGGTGCTGAAGAACATTTCACCGGTGTTGTTGACCTGGTGAAAATGAAAGCCATCAACTGGAACGAAGAAGACGCAGGCGTAACCTTCACTTATGAAGATATTCCGGCAGACATGCAGGAACTGGCTGAAGAATGGCACCAGAACCTGATCGAGTCCGCTGCAGAAGCTTCAGAAGAGCTGATGGAGAAATACCTCGGTGGTGAAGAACTGACTGAAGAAGAGATCAAGACTGCTCTGCGTCAGCGCGTTCTGAACAACGAAATCATCCTGGTAACCTGTGGTTCTGCGTTCAAGAACAAAGGTGTTCAGGCGATGCTGGATGCGGTAATTGATTACCTGCCATCCCCAATCGACGTACCTGCGATCAACGGTATTCTGGACGACGGTAAAGATACTCCGGCTGAGCGTCACGCTAGCGATGAAGAGCCGTTTGCTGCTCTGGCATTCAAAATCGCTACCGACCCGTTCGTGGGTAACCTGACCTTCTTCCGCGTGTACTCTGGCGTGGTTAACTCCGGTGATACTGTTTACAACCCAGTGAAATCGGCTCGTGAACGTTTTGGTCGTATCGTACAGATGCACGCCAACAAGCGTGAAGAGATCAAAGAAGTTCGCGCGGGCGATATCGCGGCTGCGATCGGTCTGAAAGATGTGACAACTGGTGACACCATTTGTGATCCAGACCACGTGATCATTCTGGAGCGTATGGAATTCCCTGAGCCGGTAATCTCCATCGCGGTAGAACCGAAAACCAAAGCTGACCAGGAAAAAATGGGTCTGGCTCTGGGCCGTCTGGCTAAAGAAGACCCGTCTTTCCGCGTATGGACTGACGAAGAATCTAACCAGACCATTATCGCCGGTATGGGTGAGCTGCACCTCGACATCATCGTTGACCGCATGAAGCGTGAATTCAACGTTGAAGCGAACGTCGGTAAACCTCAGGTTGCTTACCGTGAAGCGATTCGCGCGAAAGTTACCGATATCGAAGGTAAACACGCTAAGCAGTCTGGTGGTCGCGGTCAGTACGGTCATGTTGTTATCGACATGTACCCGCTGGAGCCGGGTTCAAACCCGAAAGGCTACGAGTTCATCAACGACATCAAAGGTGGTGTAATTCCTGGCGAATACATCCCGGCCGTTGATAAAGGCATCCAGGAACAGCTGAAATCTGGCCCGCTGGCTGGCTATCCGGTTGTTGATCTGGGCGTGCGTCTGCACTTCGGTTCTTACCATGACGTTGACTCCTCTGAGCTGGCGTTTAAACTGGCTGCTTCTATCGCCTTCAAAGATGGCTTTAAGAAAGCGAAACCTGTTCTGCTTGAGCCGATCATGAAGGTTGAAGTAGAAACGCCGGAAGAGAACACTGGTGACGTCATCGGTGACCTTAGCCGTCGTCGTGGTCAGTTGAAAGGTCAGGAATCTAACGCTACTGGTGTTCAGATTCATGCTGAAGTTCCGCTGTCTGAAATGTTCGGATATGCAACTCAGCTGCGTTCTCTGACCAAAGGTCGTGCATCTTACTCTATGGAATTCCTGAAGTATGATGATGCGCCGAACAACGTTGCTCAGGCCGTAATCGAAGCCCGCGGTAAATAAGCCGCAGGTTAAAAACCAAAATCCCGTGCTCTCTCTATAAGGGGAGAGCACTATAGTAAGGAATATAGCCGTGTCTAAAGAAAAATTTGAACGTACAAAACCGCACGTTAACGTCGGCACCATCGGCCACGTTGACCACGGTAAAACTACTCTGACCGCTGCAATCACCACCGTACTGGCTAAAACCTACGGCGGTTCTGCTCGTGCATTCGATCAGATCGATAACGCACCGGAAGAAAAAGCACGTGGTATCACCATCAACACTTCTCACGTTGAATATGACACCCCGTCTCGCCACTACGCACACGTAGACTGCCCGGGCCACGCCGACTATGTTAAAAACATGATCACCGGTGCTGCGCAGATGGACGGCGCGATCCTGGTTGTTGCTGCGACTGACGGCCCGATGCCGCAGACTCGTGAGCACATCCTGCTGGGTCGTCAGGTTGGCGTTCCGTACATCATCGTGTTCCTGAACAAATGCGACATGGTTGATGACGAAGAGCTGCTGGAACTGGTAGAAATGGAAGTTCGTGAACTTCTGTCTCAGTACGATTTCCCGGGCGACGATACTCCGATCGTTCGTGGTTCTGCTCTGAAAGCGCTGGAAGGCGAAGCTGAGTGGGAAGCTAAAATCGTTGAACTGGCTGGCTACCTGGATTCTTACATCCCGGAACCAGAGCGTGCGATTGACAAGCCGTTCCTGCTGCCTATCGAAGACGTATTCTCCATCTCCGGCCGTGGTACTGTTGTTACCGGTCGTGTAGAGCGCGGTATCGTTAAAGTTGGCGAAGAAGTTGAAATCGTTGGTATCAAAGAGACTGCTAAGTCTACCTGTACTGGCGTTGAAATGTTCCGCAAACTGCTGGACGAAGGCCGTGCTGGTGAGAACGTTGGTGTTCTGCTGCGTGGTATCAAACGTGAAGAAATCGAACGTGGTCAGGTACTGGCTAAGCCGGGCTCTATCAAGCCGCACACCAAGTTCGAATCTGAAGTTTATATCCTGTCCAAAGACGAAGGCGGCCGTCATACTCCGTTCTTCAAAGGCTACCGTCCGCAGTTCTACTTCCGTACTACTGACGTGACGGGTACCATCGAACTGCCGGAAGGCGTAGAGATGGTAATGCCGGGCGACAACATCAAAATGGTTGTTACCCTGATCCACCCGATCGCGATGGACGACGGTCTGCGTTTCGCAATCCGTGAAGGCGGCCGTACTGTTGGT of the Citrobacter freundii genome contains:
- the rpsG gene encoding 30S ribosomal protein S7, giving the protein MPRRRVIGQRKILPDPKFGSELLAKFVNILMVDGKKSTAETIVYSALETLAQRSGKDGLEAFEVALENVRPTVEVKSRRVGGSTYQVPVEVRPVRRNALAMRWIVEAARKRGDKSMALRLANELSDAAENKGTAVKKREDVHRMAEANKAFAHYRW
- the fusA gene encoding elongation factor G — translated: MARTTPIARYRNIGISAHIDAGKTTTTERILFYTGVNHKIGEVHDGAATMDWMEQEQERGITITSAATTAFWSGMAKQYEPHRVNIIDTPGHVDFTIEVERSMRVLDGAVMVYCAVGGVQPQSETVWRQANKYKVPRIAFVNKMDRMGANFLKVVGQIKTRLGANPVPLQLAIGAEEHFTGVVDLVKMKAINWNEEDAGVTFTYEDIPADMQELAEEWHQNLIESAAEASEELMEKYLGGEELTEEEIKTALRQRVLNNEIILVTCGSAFKNKGVQAMLDAVIDYLPSPIDVPAINGILDDGKDTPAERHASDEEPFAALAFKIATDPFVGNLTFFRVYSGVVNSGDTVYNPVKSARERFGRIVQMHANKREEIKEVRAGDIAAAIGLKDVTTGDTICDPDHVIILERMEFPEPVISIAVEPKTKADQEKMGLALGRLAKEDPSFRVWTDEESNQTIIAGMGELHLDIIVDRMKREFNVEANVGKPQVAYREAIRAKVTDIEGKHAKQSGGRGQYGHVVIDMYPLEPGSNPKGYEFINDIKGGVIPGEYIPAVDKGIQEQLKSGPLAGYPVVDLGVRLHFGSYHDVDSSELAFKLAASIAFKDGFKKAKPVLLEPIMKVEVETPEENTGDVIGDLSRRRGQLKGQESNATGVQIHAEVPLSEMFGYATQLRSLTKGRASYSMEFLKYDDAPNNVAQAVIEARGK
- the tuf gene encoding elongation factor Tu: MSKEKFERTKPHVNVGTIGHVDHGKTTLTAAITTVLAKTYGGSARAFDQIDNAPEEKARGITINTSHVEYDTPSRHYAHVDCPGHADYVKNMITGAAQMDGAILVVAATDGPMPQTREHILLGRQVGVPYIIVFLNKCDMVDDEELLELVEMEVRELLSQYDFPGDDTPIVRGSALKALEGEAEWEAKIVELAGYLDSYIPEPERAIDKPFLLPIEDVFSISGRGTVVTGRVERGIVKVGEEVEIVGIKETAKSTCTGVEMFRKLLDEGRAGENVGVLLRGIKREEIERGQVLAKPGSIKPHTKFESEVYILSKDEGGRHTPFFKGYRPQFYFRTTDVTGTIELPEGVEMVMPGDNIKMVVTLIHPIAMDDGLRFAIREGGRTVGAGVVAKVLS